The proteins below are encoded in one region of Lepisosteus oculatus isolate fLepOcu1 chromosome 10, fLepOcu1.hap2, whole genome shotgun sequence:
- the cep76 gene encoding centrosomal protein of 76 kDa → MSLPPEKASELKQIIHNHLTKIDIHGKIRDVLAETVREELGSGHHNLSEEDLIRGLQRRGIVDDVMKDLSFVQELPSREAISTPKPSTHFVDKEPAQLKKTNIDPTRRYLYLQVLGGKAFLEHLQEPEPLPGQVCSTFTLYLHFRNQRFRSKPVPCACEPDLQEGFLLEVHREGPGDGSKMADATTMLSVSDPVHMVLIKTDTSSETLLVSSYFLDWRSVLSSPNGRTTLAVELLGVGSESKVPVGVLNIKLELYPQLTETLTPDIISTQQALERQKSAEKERLFLVYAKQWWREFLQIRPSHNTKLVKIFAQDENGTNRPVCSYVRALRAGRLLDTPRQAARFVSLLGHERAPVIGGGGRQEQWCTLLAFLCRSKGDCEDHATLLCSLLLGFGLEAYVCIGTKAKGVPHAWVMTCGTEGPVTFWESLTGHRYVHQPVNPDDPPLARPPKPSHPYKTVGCVFNHKAFLANCQASDAVELCVFDFGNESRWKAMSEDALRSVCAPGATTSLPPAPPLCAPAIDAASASNEMELQIRYLVSEHRKDLGLTTVWDDHLSYLLSPALAAYELERAAGVSCGNEEFQDAVRRAVPDGHTFKGFPIHFIHRNTRRAFATCLRSPFCDEIVCCRGDHVRIAVRVRVFTYPESACAVWIMFACKYRSVL, encoded by the exons ATGTCTCTTCCACCAGAAAAGGCTTCTGAGCTGAAACAGATCATTCACAACCACTTGACAAAG ATCGATATCCATGGGAAGATCCGGGATGTCTTGGCTGAGACCGTGCGGGAGGAGCTGGGCTCTGGACATCACAATCTCTCGGAAGAGGACTTAATACGGGGTTTGCAACGAAGGGGGATCGTCGATGATGTCATGAAGGACCTAAGCTTTGTGCAG GAATTGCCAAGCAGAGAGGCCATCTCTACTCCTAAACCCTCAACACATTTTGTCGACAAGGAGCCAGCACAACTCAAGAAAA CCAACATTGACCCAACAAGAAGGTACCTTTACCTGCAGGTTCTTGGGGGAAAGGCTTTTCTGGAGCATCTCCAGGAGCCTGAGCCATTACCTGGGCAGGTGTGCTCCACATTCACCCTGTACCTGCACTTCAGGAACCAGCGTTTCCGCTCCAAGCCTGTGCCCTGCGCCTGTGAGCCAGATCTCCAGGAGGGCTTCCTGCTGGAAGTCCACAGAGAGGGTCCAG GTGACGGCAGTAAGATGGCAGATGCCACAACAATGTTGTCTGTTAGTGATCCCGTTCACATGGTTCTTATCAAGACGGACACATCAAGTGAGACTTTGCTAGTTTCCTCCTATTTCCTGGATTGGCGATCCGTCCTGAGTTCACCGAATGGAAGAACTACTTTAGCTGTGGAACTCCTGGGAGTGG GCAGTGAGTCCAAAGTGCCAGTTGGTGTCCTTAACATAAAACTGGAGCTCTACCCACAGCTAACTGAGACCTTGACGCCCGATATAATCAGCACACAG CAAGCCCTGGAGCGACAGAAAAGCGCAGAGAAAGAGCGTTTATTCCTTGTCTACGCCAAGCAGTGGTGGAGAGAGTTCCTCCAGATCCGGCCTTCACACAACACAAAGCTGGTCAAGATCTTTGCACAG GACGAGAACGGGACGAACCGGCCCGTGTGCTCCTATGTGCGAGCGCTGCGCGCGGGGCGGCTTCTGGACACCCCGCGGCAGGCGGCGCGCTTCGTCAGCCTGCTGGGCCACGAGAGGGCCCCGGTCATCGGTGGCGGGGGGAGGCAGGAGCAGTGGTGCACTCTGCTGGCCTTCCTGTGCAGGAGCAAG GGCGACTGCGAGGATCATGCCACCCTCCTCTGCAGCCTTCTGCTGGGCTTTGGCCTCGAAGCCTACGTTTGCATAGGGACCAAGGCTAAGGGAGTGCCCCACGCCTGGGTGATGACCTGCGGCACCGAAGGACCCGTTACTTTCTGGGAGAGTCTCACCGGGCACAG GTACGTTCACCAGCCCGTCAACCCCGATGACCCCCCACTGGCGCGGCCGCCGAAACCCTCCCACCCCTACAAAACCGTCGGCTGCGTTTTCAATCACAAGGCCTTCCTGGCCAACTGCCAGGCCTCGGACGCCGTGGAGCTGTGCGTCTTCGACTTCGGCAACGAGTCGCGGTGGAAGGCCATGAGCGAAGACGCCCTCCGGTCCGTGTGCGCCCCGGGGGCCACCAcctccctccctcctgccccccctCTGTGCGCCCCCGCCATCGACGCCGCCTCCGCAAGCAACGAGATGGAGCTGCAGATCAGATACCTGGTGTCTGAGCACAGGAAG GACCTGGGCCTGACCACGGTGTGGGACGACCACCTGTCTTATCTGCTCTCGCCCGCCCTGGCGGCTTACGAGCTGGAGCGCGCCGCGGGGGTGTCCTGCGGGAACGAGGAGTTTCAGGACGCCGTGAGGAGGGCTGTGCCTGACGGCCACACCTTCAAGGGATTCCCAATACACTTCATCCACAGGAACACCAGAAGGGCGTTCGCTACTTGTCTAAG GTCCCCGTTTTGTGACGAGATTGTGTGCTGCCGAGGGGATCATGTGAGGATTGCAGTCCGAGTGAGAGTCTTCACTTACCCTGAATCTGCTTGTGCTGTTTGGATTATGTTTGCCTGCAAGTATCGTTCAGTACTCTAA
- the psmg2 gene encoding proteasome assembly chaperone 2, whose protein sequence is MFIPVGCSAPSFKEFTLIMPAVSVGNVGQFATDLVISTLHMPRVGYFHSDCLVPMVGNNPYATSPEDSSELSTNAEVYSLPDLKLAVLQIRAPIIQTKYRQFRKRVVSWIKTNKFSKVVLLSSCHAHHRDDRQLLSTPLRYLLTPALQSVVGDGLQKLDWKEMEKVSAFPGISDTEQRLYIPGGGVTKTLYADCCSEGIPLAVLLIFCSEGDNMPHAFALVNYLNEWLHLVEKPGNVAARWKIPSSWKLLFGSGFPPALF, encoded by the exons ATGTTTATTCCGGTTGGGTGCTCAGCGCCCTCTTTCAAAGAGTTTACCCTTATAATG CCGGCGGTATCGGTGGGAAACGTGGGACAGTTTGCAACAGACCTGGTCATTTCTACCCTTCACATGCCTCGAGTGGGCTATTTCCACAGTGACTGTCTAGTACCCATGGTAGGAAATAATCCCTATGCCACATCGCCAGAAGATTCATCTGAACTCAGTACAAATGCCGAAG TGTACTCTTTGCCTGACTTAAAGCTGGCTGTCCTTCAGATCCGGGCTCCCATCATACAG ACGAAATACAGGCAGTTTCGGAAACGTGTTGTCTCCTGGATCAAGACAAACAAATTCTCCAAAGTTGTCCTCCTGTCTAGCTGTCATGCTCATCATCGGGATGACCGTCAGCTCCTCAG CACTCCTCTGCGCTATTTGCTCACTCCTGCCCTGCAGAGCGTTGTCGGAGATGGACTGCAGAAGCTGGACTGGAAAGAGATGGAGAAGGTGTCGGCTTTTCCGGGGATCAGTGACACGGAGCAACGCCTGTACATCCCTGGAGGAGGTGTCACTAAAACCCTCTACGCTGACTG CTGTTCAGAAGGGATCCCATTAGCAGTGCTGTTGATATTCTGCTCCGAAGGTGACAATATGCCACATGCTTTTGCACTAGTGAACTACCTCAATGAGTGGCTCCATCTGGTGGAGAAGCCC GGTAACGTGGCTGCGCGGTGGAAGATTCCTTCCTCATGGAAGCTCCTGTTTGGTAGTGGCTTCCCTCCAGCCCTCTTCTAA